A single window of Nocardioides kongjuensis DNA harbors:
- a CDS encoding LysR substrate-binding domain-containing protein gives MDLLRHLRYFVTVAEERHFGRAAERLHMAQPPLSQQIRRLEAEVGAELFVRTTRRVDLTAAGSAYLERARAILAAVDDAADEARRVAAGAVGRLAIGCVGSATYSLLPDLSRRLAEELPGVDFAFRGEMLVADQVEALRTGAIDLALLRPPVDDASLTLTTLREERLVVAVPVRHRLATRRWLRVADLAGTDLIVHSAGRRSAMYGVVRALFAQAGVDPHIRHEVGETSTLATLVAGGLGVAVVPEPVQALALSGVVYVPLARPVPTVELAVAHRSDRTEAHLLRTLGLVRELVSG, from the coding sequence ATGGATCTGCTGCGCCACCTGCGGTACTTCGTCACCGTCGCCGAGGAACGTCACTTCGGCCGCGCCGCCGAGCGGCTGCACATGGCCCAGCCCCCGCTCTCCCAGCAGATCCGCCGCCTGGAGGCGGAGGTCGGCGCCGAGCTGTTCGTCCGCACCACCCGTCGCGTCGACCTGACCGCGGCCGGATCCGCCTACCTGGAGCGGGCCCGGGCGATCCTGGCCGCCGTCGACGATGCCGCCGACGAGGCCCGCCGGGTCGCCGCCGGCGCGGTCGGCAGGCTCGCGATCGGCTGCGTCGGGTCGGCGACCTACAGCCTGCTGCCGGACCTGTCCCGACGGCTGGCCGAGGAGCTGCCCGGCGTGGACTTCGCGTTCCGCGGCGAGATGCTCGTCGCCGACCAGGTGGAGGCGCTGCGCACCGGCGCGATCGACCTGGCCCTGCTGCGACCTCCCGTCGACGACGCCTCGCTGACGCTCACGACGCTGCGCGAGGAGCGACTCGTGGTCGCCGTACCCGTCCGGCACCGTCTGGCCACCCGACGCTGGCTGCGGGTCGCCGACCTCGCCGGGACCGACCTGATCGTGCACTCGGCCGGCCGGCGCTCCGCGATGTACGGCGTGGTTCGCGCGCTCTTCGCCCAGGCCGGCGTGGACCCGCACATCCGGCACGAGGTCGGCGAGACCTCCACCCTGGCCACCCTCGTCGCGGGTGGACTGGGCGTGGCCGTCGTCCCCGAGCCGGTGCAGGCGCTGGCCCTCAGCGGCGTCGTCTACGTCCCGCTCGCCCGGCCCGTCCCGACCGTCGAGCTGGCGGTCGCGCACCGCAGCGACCGGACCGAGGCCCACCTGCTGCGCACGCTCGGCCTGGTGCGCGAGCTGGTCAGCGGGTAG
- a CDS encoding benzoate/H(+) symporter BenE family transporter, with the protein MTRPRPRDVVRDLGPTEVANGVVGAIFAMTGPVAVILTAAASAGLPPDLVSSWIFGVFVLNGVLTVLACWAYRQPLAFFWTIPGTALVGQAADHLPWSDVLGAYLLTALLLVALGAVGRVDRLMAALPIPVVMAMVAGVFLGFGTGLVSALGTTARVAAPMVLAFVAVALVPRARAVLPPVVAAVLVGAGAVVVTGTGDPVAWPESVFAAPVLQAPTFSWAAAAELVLPLAVTVVFVQNAQGMAVLAAAGHRAPMRFVTIACGLVSVPAAAVGAVSSCLTGPTNALLTASGRRERHYAAGIVCGIVAVGFGVLAPLAVALLGAAPAAFVAALAGLALLRALQSAFATAFAGPDVTAPLLTFLVTASGVTFLSLGAPFWGLVTGVVATWLADRRSPEGQPGSDRGREGSRHQPPGQR; encoded by the coding sequence GTGACCCGACCCCGCCCGCGAGACGTCGTCCGCGACCTCGGCCCGACCGAGGTCGCGAACGGCGTCGTCGGCGCGATCTTCGCGATGACCGGCCCGGTGGCGGTGATCCTGACGGCGGCCGCGAGCGCGGGCCTCCCGCCGGACCTGGTCAGCTCGTGGATCTTCGGGGTCTTCGTGCTCAACGGCGTGCTCACCGTGCTCGCGTGCTGGGCGTACCGCCAGCCGCTGGCCTTCTTCTGGACCATCCCCGGAACCGCACTCGTCGGGCAGGCCGCCGACCACCTGCCGTGGTCCGACGTGCTCGGCGCCTACCTGCTGACCGCGCTGCTGCTCGTCGCGCTGGGCGCGGTCGGTCGCGTCGACCGACTGATGGCTGCCCTGCCGATCCCGGTGGTGATGGCGATGGTGGCGGGTGTCTTCCTCGGCTTCGGGACCGGGCTCGTCTCCGCGCTCGGCACGACGGCCCGGGTCGCCGCACCGATGGTGCTGGCCTTCGTCGCGGTCGCCCTCGTCCCGCGGGCCCGCGCGGTGCTGCCTCCGGTCGTCGCCGCCGTCCTCGTCGGCGCCGGGGCCGTCGTGGTCACCGGCACCGGCGACCCGGTCGCGTGGCCCGAGAGCGTGTTCGCCGCCCCCGTCCTGCAGGCGCCGACCTTCTCCTGGGCGGCGGCTGCCGAGCTCGTGCTGCCCCTCGCGGTCACCGTGGTGTTCGTCCAGAACGCCCAGGGGATGGCGGTCCTGGCGGCGGCCGGACACCGCGCGCCGATGCGCTTCGTGACGATCGCATGCGGCTTGGTGTCCGTCCCGGCCGCCGCGGTGGGCGCGGTCAGCAGCTGCCTGACCGGGCCGACCAACGCGCTGCTGACGGCGTCCGGCCGGCGCGAGCGCCACTACGCCGCCGGCATCGTGTGCGGCATCGTCGCGGTCGGCTTCGGCGTGCTCGCGCCCCTGGCCGTTGCGCTGCTCGGCGCCGCGCCGGCGGCGTTCGTCGCGGCCCTGGCCGGACTGGCCCTGCTCCGTGCGCTGCAGAGCGCGTTCGCCACGGCCTTCGCCGGACCCGACGTCACCGCGCCGCTGCTGACCTTCCTGGTCACCGCGTCCGGCGTCACCTTCCTCTCGCTGGGCGCACCCTTCTGGGGCCTGGTGACCGGGGTGGTCGCGACCTGGCTCGCCGACCGGCGCTCACCGGAAGGTCAGCCAGGCTCCGACCGCGGTCGTGAGGGGAGCCGCCACCAGCCACCAGGTCAGCGCTGA
- a CDS encoding sulfurtransferase, with amino-acid sequence MARSDVLVDGDWLEERLGAPDLVVIEVDENPALHGTSHVPGSTSLDWSTDLRQVPRRDVVDQSAFAALMSRHGVGNDDTVVLYGGDNNWFAAYAYWVLKLYGHTDVRLLDGGRKKWELEGRPLDDVVTHRAESTYTAGPADPALRAFRDDVIAAIGVREIVDVRSPAEFSGEILAPAHFPQEQPQVPGHVPTAVNVPWSQAAAEDGSFRSDDELRALYGGAGLALDGSPVTVYCRVGERSAHTWFVLHELLDLPDVRNYDGSWVEYGSLIGAPVEV; translated from the coding sequence ATGGCCCGCAGCGATGTCCTCGTCGACGGCGACTGGCTCGAGGAGCGCCTCGGCGCCCCGGACCTCGTCGTGATCGAGGTCGACGAGAACCCGGCCCTCCACGGCACCAGCCACGTCCCGGGCTCGACCAGCCTCGACTGGTCCACCGACCTGCGCCAGGTGCCCCGGCGCGACGTGGTCGACCAGTCCGCCTTCGCGGCGCTGATGAGCCGGCACGGGGTGGGCAACGACGACACCGTCGTCCTCTACGGCGGCGACAACAACTGGTTCGCCGCCTACGCGTACTGGGTCCTCAAGCTCTACGGCCACACCGACGTCCGCCTCCTCGACGGCGGCCGCAAGAAGTGGGAGCTCGAGGGCCGCCCGCTCGACGACGTCGTCACCCACCGCGCGGAGTCGACGTACACCGCCGGGCCGGCCGACCCGGCTCTGCGCGCCTTCCGCGACGACGTGATCGCGGCGATCGGGGTCCGCGAGATCGTCGACGTCCGCTCCCCCGCCGAGTTCAGCGGCGAGATCCTCGCGCCGGCGCACTTCCCGCAGGAGCAGCCGCAGGTGCCCGGCCACGTGCCGACCGCGGTCAACGTGCCGTGGTCGCAGGCGGCCGCCGAGGACGGCAGCTTCCGCAGCGACGACGAGCTCCGGGCCCTGTACGGCGGCGCCGGGCTGGCCCTCGACGGCAGCCCGGTCACGGTCTACTGCCGCGTCGGCGAGCGCAGCGCGCACACCTGGTTCGTCCTGCACGAGCTGCTCGACCTGCCCGACGTCCGCAACTACGACGGCTCGTGGGTGGAGTACGGATCGCTGATCGGCGCCCCGGTGGAGGTCTGA
- a CDS encoding MarR family winged helix-turn-helix transcriptional regulator: MPAVPDSRPQVENPLALDQQVCFALAIASRNVIALYRPLLEPLGLTHPRYLVMLALWEGEPLRVTELSKLLDLDPGTLSPLLKRLEAAGYLRRERDPRDERALAVVLTERGRALRTDAEAIPPAIVERLGMPLEELLDLHARLTAVIAATR; this comes from the coding sequence ATGCCGGCCGTCCCTGATTCCCGTCCGCAGGTCGAGAACCCGCTCGCGCTCGACCAGCAGGTCTGCTTCGCCCTGGCGATCGCCTCGCGCAACGTCATCGCGCTCTACCGGCCGCTGCTCGAGCCGCTCGGCCTGACCCACCCGCGGTACCTCGTGATGCTCGCGCTGTGGGAGGGCGAGCCGCTGCGCGTCACCGAGCTCTCGAAGCTGCTCGACCTCGACCCCGGCACCCTCTCGCCGCTGCTCAAGCGGCTGGAGGCGGCCGGCTACCTGCGCCGTGAGCGCGATCCCCGCGACGAGCGCGCGCTCGCCGTCGTGCTGACCGAGCGCGGCCGCGCCCTGCGCACCGACGCCGAGGCGATCCCGCCCGCGATCGTCGAGCGGCTCGGGATGCCGCTCGAGGAGCTCCTCGACCTGCACGCCCGGCTCACGGCCGTGATCGCCGCTACCCGCTGA
- a CDS encoding acetyl-CoA C-acyltransferase: MSSFVYAAVRTPFGRFNGSLAGVRTDDLGAAVVSSVLARTPGLDPAAIGDVVWGNANGAGEDNRNVGRMATLLAGVPVSVPATTVNRLCGSSLDAVMIGSRTIETGDADIVLTGGVESMTRAPWVLPKPDRAFPAADVTAVSTTLGWRLVNPRMPKEWTVSLGEANEQLQERFGISRERQDEFAARSHRLAHQAWEDGFYDDLVVHVDGSDLVRDEGIRPGSTPESLGGLKPVFRKDGTITAGNASPLSDGASAVLLGSEAAADRIGTTPLARVAGRAAYALEPQAFGYAPVEAANAALARAGIAWSDVGAVELNEAFAVQSLACVDAWPIDPEIVNQRGGAIALGHPLGASGGRLVGTLAKVLRETGQRWGVAGICIGVGQGLAVVLENPEAS, translated from the coding sequence GTGAGCTCCTTCGTCTACGCAGCGGTCCGCACCCCGTTCGGCCGGTTCAACGGCTCCCTCGCCGGTGTCCGCACCGACGACCTCGGTGCCGCCGTCGTCTCCTCGGTCCTGGCCCGCACGCCCGGCCTCGACCCCGCCGCGATCGGCGACGTGGTCTGGGGCAACGCCAATGGTGCGGGGGAGGACAACCGCAACGTCGGCCGGATGGCGACCCTGCTGGCCGGCGTGCCCGTCAGCGTGCCGGCCACCACCGTCAACCGCCTGTGCGGCTCCAGCCTCGACGCCGTGATGATCGGCTCGCGCACGATCGAGACCGGTGACGCCGACATCGTCCTCACCGGCGGCGTCGAGTCGATGACCCGGGCTCCGTGGGTGCTGCCCAAGCCCGACCGGGCGTTCCCGGCCGCCGACGTCACCGCGGTCTCGACGACCCTCGGCTGGCGGCTGGTGAACCCGCGGATGCCGAAGGAGTGGACGGTCAGCCTCGGCGAGGCCAACGAGCAGCTGCAGGAGAGGTTCGGGATCTCCCGCGAACGCCAGGACGAGTTCGCCGCGCGCTCGCACCGGCTCGCCCACCAGGCCTGGGAGGACGGTTTCTACGACGACCTCGTCGTCCACGTCGACGGCAGCGACCTCGTCCGTGACGAGGGCATCCGTCCCGGCAGCACGCCCGAGTCGCTCGGCGGCCTCAAGCCGGTCTTCCGCAAGGACGGCACGATCACCGCCGGCAACGCCTCCCCGCTCAGCGACGGCGCCTCCGCCGTCCTGCTCGGCTCGGAGGCCGCCGCCGACCGGATCGGTACGACGCCACTGGCGCGCGTGGCCGGCCGGGCGGCGTACGCCCTCGAGCCGCAGGCCTTCGGCTACGCACCCGTCGAGGCCGCCAACGCCGCCCTCGCCCGCGCCGGCATCGCGTGGTCCGACGTCGGAGCGGTGGAGCTCAACGAGGCCTTCGCCGTCCAGTCCCTCGCCTGCGTCGACGCCTGGCCGATCGACCCCGAGATCGTCAACCAGCGCGGCGGCGCGATCGCCCTGGGCCACCCGCTCGGCGCGTCCGGCGGCCGGCTGGTCGGCACGCTGGCCAAGGTGCTGCGCGAGACCGGCCAGCGCTGGGGCGTCGCCGGCATCTGCATCGGCGTGGGCCAGGGCCTGGCCGTCGTCCTCGAGAACCCGGAGGCCTCCTGA
- a CDS encoding 3-oxoacid CoA-transferase subunit A, giving the protein MARTQLMETTDEAVAGIEDGSTVLVGGFGLAGMPFDLIDALIRQGAKDLTIVSNNAGNGEVGLAALLKAGRVRKVVCSFPRQADSYVFDELYLSGELELEVVPQGNLAERMRAAGAGIGAFYSPTAVGTPLAEGKESRVIDGREYLLEYPIKGDYALISAHTADRLGNLVYRKTARNFGPVMAAAATTTIAQVSSVVPTGALDPEAVVTPSIYVDRVVAVEARHYTVQGAR; this is encoded by the coding sequence ATGGCTCGCACCCAGCTGATGGAGACCACCGACGAGGCGGTCGCGGGCATCGAGGACGGATCCACCGTGCTGGTGGGCGGGTTCGGCCTCGCCGGCATGCCGTTCGACCTCATCGACGCGCTGATCCGGCAGGGCGCCAAGGACCTCACGATCGTGTCCAACAATGCCGGCAACGGCGAGGTCGGCCTGGCCGCGCTGCTCAAGGCCGGCCGCGTGCGCAAGGTCGTCTGCTCCTTCCCTCGCCAGGCCGACTCCTACGTCTTCGACGAGCTCTACCTGTCCGGCGAGCTGGAGCTCGAGGTCGTCCCGCAGGGCAACCTCGCCGAGCGGATGCGGGCCGCTGGTGCCGGGATCGGCGCGTTCTACAGCCCCACCGCCGTCGGAACGCCGCTCGCGGAGGGCAAGGAGTCGCGGGTGATCGACGGGCGGGAGTACCTGCTCGAGTACCCGATCAAGGGCGACTACGCGCTCATCTCCGCCCACACCGCCGACCGGCTCGGCAACTTGGTCTACCGCAAGACCGCCCGCAACTTCGGCCCGGTGATGGCCGCCGCGGCCACCACGACCATCGCCCAGGTGAGCAGCGTCGTCCCGACCGGCGCACTGGACCCCGAGGCCGTCGTCACCCCGTCCATCTACGTCGACCGCGTGGTCGCCGTCGAGGCCCGCCACTACACCGTGCAGGGAGCCCGCTGA
- a CDS encoding 3-oxoacid CoA-transferase subunit B yields MTVEHLDRGPLTMDELAEVIARDIPEGSFVNLGIGQPTKIADHLPEELGVILHTENGMLGMGPAAHGDEVDADLTNAGKVPVTELPGASYFHHADSFAMMRGGHLDVCVLGAYQVAANGDLANWHTGRPDAIPAVGGAMDLAIGAKDVFVMMGLFGKDGSPKLVPDCTYPLTGVGCVSRVYTDHGIFEVGGPAVVVRETWGISVEELGRRLGVALATKEG; encoded by the coding sequence ATGACCGTCGAGCACTTGGACCGCGGCCCGCTCACGATGGACGAGCTCGCCGAGGTGATCGCCCGCGACATCCCCGAGGGCTCCTTCGTCAACCTCGGCATCGGCCAGCCGACCAAGATCGCCGACCACCTCCCGGAGGAGCTCGGCGTCATCTTGCACACGGAGAACGGCATGCTCGGGATGGGCCCGGCCGCCCACGGCGACGAGGTCGACGCCGACCTCACCAACGCCGGCAAGGTGCCGGTCACCGAGCTGCCCGGTGCGTCGTACTTCCACCACGCCGACTCCTTCGCGATGATGCGCGGCGGCCACCTCGACGTCTGCGTGCTCGGTGCCTACCAGGTCGCCGCCAACGGCGACCTCGCCAACTGGCACACCGGTCGCCCGGACGCCATCCCCGCCGTCGGTGGCGCGATGGACCTCGCCATCGGCGCGAAGGACGTCTTCGTGATGATGGGCCTGTTCGGCAAGGACGGCTCGCCCAAGCTGGTCCCCGACTGCACCTACCCGCTGACCGGCGTCGGCTGTGTCAGCCGGGTCTACACCGACCACGGGATCTTCGAGGTCGGCGGCCCGGCTGTCGTCGTACGCGAGACGTGGGGGATCTCCGTCGAGGAACTCGGTCGCCGGCTCGGCGTGGCGTTGGCTACAAAGGAGGGGTGA
- a CDS encoding MFS transporter, whose amino-acid sequence MTTHPPTAPGDRRTVAWAVALCAAALVFDGYDLVVYGTVVPVLLGDPSQLGALTPAAAGRLGSYALVGVLVGALAAGAVADRIGRRRVVLVNLVWFSVGMGATATTHSVAAFGIGRFLTGIGIGALVATVGALVAELAPAGQRNRFNAVVYSGIPAGGVLAALVALVLDDVTGWRGLFWVGALPIVVLFPLALLKLPESPKWLAERGRPRATREPVGFAALASRRYGPATLLLGTMSFAGLLLTYGLNTWLPEIMGQNGYGKDWALTFLLVLNGGAIVGGLLASTAADRLGARSVVVTTFLMATVALLLLPLGLPLGVLVLAVAVAGIGTIGTQVLVYGLVSNYYPTSARGAGVAWCAGFGRLGGILGPVIGGALVGAGLGGGTAFRIFAAVAVAGAVVTLLVPRSRAEEEAAPVAGQDGLAVAAT is encoded by the coding sequence ATGACCACCCACCCACCCACCGCACCCGGCGACCGCCGTACCGTCGCCTGGGCCGTGGCGCTGTGCGCCGCCGCCCTCGTCTTCGACGGCTACGACCTCGTGGTCTACGGCACCGTCGTCCCCGTCCTGCTCGGCGACCCGAGCCAGCTCGGGGCGCTCACCCCGGCCGCCGCCGGGCGCCTCGGCAGCTACGCCCTGGTCGGCGTGCTCGTCGGTGCGCTGGCCGCCGGTGCCGTCGCCGACCGGATCGGGCGCCGGAGGGTGGTGCTGGTCAACCTGGTCTGGTTCTCTGTCGGCATGGGGGCGACCGCGACGACGCACAGCGTGGCGGCCTTCGGGATCGGCCGGTTCCTGACCGGCATCGGCATCGGTGCGCTGGTGGCGACCGTGGGTGCCCTGGTCGCCGAGCTCGCCCCGGCCGGGCAGCGCAACCGCTTCAACGCCGTCGTCTACAGCGGGATCCCCGCCGGCGGCGTGCTGGCCGCGCTCGTCGCGCTCGTCCTCGACGACGTGACCGGCTGGCGCGGCCTGTTCTGGGTCGGGGCGCTGCCGATCGTCGTGCTCTTCCCGCTGGCCCTGCTCAAGCTGCCCGAGTCGCCGAAGTGGCTCGCCGAGCGTGGCCGTCCGCGCGCCACCCGCGAGCCCGTCGGCTTCGCCGCCCTCGCCAGCCGCCGCTACGGCCCGGCCACCCTGCTGCTCGGCACGATGAGCTTCGCCGGCCTGCTGCTCACCTACGGCCTCAACACCTGGCTGCCCGAGATCATGGGACAGAACGGCTACGGCAAGGACTGGGCGCTCACCTTCCTGCTCGTCCTCAACGGCGGTGCCATCGTGGGCGGCCTGCTCGCCTCGACCGCCGCCGACCGCCTCGGCGCCCGCAGCGTCGTCGTCACCACCTTCTTGATGGCGACCGTCGCGCTGCTGCTCCTGCCGCTCGGGCTGCCGCTCGGCGTCCTCGTCCTCGCCGTCGCGGTCGCCGGCATCGGCACGATCGGCACGCAGGTCCTCGTCTACGGCCTGGTCTCCAACTACTACCCGACCTCGGCCCGGGGTGCGGGTGTCGCCTGGTGCGCCGGCTTCGGTCGCCTGGGCGGCATCCTCGGCCCGGTCATCGGAGGTGCCCTCGTCGGTGCGGGCCTGGGCGGCGGTACGGCGTTCCGCATCTTCGCCGCGGTCGCCGTCGCCGGTGCCGTCGTGACGCTGCTCGTGCCGCGCTCGCGTGCCGAGGAGGAGGCTGCCCCGGTCGCCGGACAGGACGGCCTGGCCGTGGCGGCCACGTGA